From the Spirochaetaceae bacterium genome, the window GCAATCGAGGTCCACCGCAAGCACCCGCACCGGTTCGGCCTGATCAGGCCGTTCGATCCGGAGTCGGAGGGGATCGACGAGCAGGTGGCGGAGTGGACTGCGACGGCGGGGGTGGTGGGCGCCCGGGTCATGCTCAGCTACGGATCGTACCAGGCGGATCACCCGGGGGTTAATCGCATCATAGCCGCCGGCGGGCGGGCCGGAGTGCCCGTGAACGTGATGTGCTCGGGCCAACTGCCCCTGTTCCGGGAGCTGGCCCGCCGCAATCCCGACACCCAGTTGGTGGTCGACCACCTGGGGCTGGCGCAACCATCGGAGCCGCCCGCGCCACCGAATCCGTTTGCCGACTTGGACAACGTGCTCTCGCTGGCGGACCTCGACCACGTGGCGATCAAGATCTCCGGCGCCTGCACGCTGTCCCATCAGCCATTCCCCTACCCGGACATCCGGGAGCCTCTCGGCAGGATATTCGATGCGTTCGGCTTGGGCCGCTGCATGTGGGGCACCGACTGGACCAGGGCGGCGAACCTGCTGACCTACAAGCAGGGCGTCGAGGCCTTCCGGGTCACCGACTGGCTCTCCGAGTCAGAACGTGCCGGGCTCATGGGCGGCACGCTCGCAAAGATCTACCACTGGTCACCCGGCACGGCCGAGTAGGATCCTGCGTAGGGTCCTACCGGTCGACGCGTTTGCCAAGTCGCACGGACGGCAAGCACCGCGAGAAACGTCGGTCGAGAGTGGCACGTGCGGCGTCCACCTGCGACCGATCGCTGCGCTCGGCCCAGAGGCCCGCGGCCGTGCGAAGCACCTCCTGGCGCCGCTCTTCCGCGTAGCGGCGCAAATACTCGTCCAGCGCTTTATGCATAAGCCAGACGCACCATCAAGCGTCACGCGTGACCCAGGCGGGTTCGTCGATTTCCGGCGTGGTGCGGTACAGGACCAGGGGGTCGAGGTCGATGCAGTGCGACTCGTCGCGGGTGCCGGCCACGTCCCAGGCGGCGGTGCCGTTCATGACGGTGAGCGCTTTCCGAAAGAGGGCGCGGTCGCGCAGGGGACGGAATACCGGCTGGTCGAGTAGCGGCGCCACGTCGTACTGGTGGATGGAGCCGTCGTCGAAGTAGACCAGGATCACGTATCCGTCGCCGGGCGCCGCGATCACCTGCAGCACCTGCGGCATGTAGTTGGGGTTGTCGATCATGACAGCCCCTGAATCGAGCGCAGCGGCTGCCCGGCGCGCGCCAGCTCCCAGTTCTGCATCAGCTCGTCGCCATGCAGCTCGGCCCAGGCGAGCACCAGGCGGAGCTGCCGCCGCGGCAGGTAGCCGGTTATCACGATGCCTTGGCGTATGTCCACCTGGGCTTCGTGCTCCGCGTACTGGGCATGGAAGTGGGGTGGAGCGTGGTCATTCCAATGCATGAGGATGCGGATGCCGTGGAACAGGGCGACGACCGGCATCGGCAAACGGCGGTCAGCGGCGGCCGGCTACCAGGTCGTCGACCACGCCGGGCTCGGCCAGGGTGGAGGTGTCGCCGAGCGCCGCCGGCGAGGTCTCGCCCTCGGCGATCTTGCGCAGGATGCGGCGCATGATCTTGCCGGAGCGGGTCTTGGGCAGGGCCGGCGTGAACTGGATCAGGTCGGGGGAGGCGTGCGGGCCGATGTGGCGGCGCACCTCCTGGCGGATCTCGCCCTCGGTGCCGTCGTTCGGCTCCTCGCCCGCCATCAGGGTGACGTAGGCGTAGATGCCCTGGCCCTTGACGTCGTGCGGGTAGCCCACCACGGCGGCCTCCGCCACCTGTGCGTGCGCTCCGATGGCGCCCTCCACCTCGGCGGTGCCGATGCGGTGGCCGGAGACGTTGAGCACGTCGTCGATGCGGCCGGTGATCCAGTAGTAGCCGTCGGCGTCGCGGGTGCAGCCGTCGCCGGTCAGGTAGTAGCCGGGGAACATGTCGAAGTAGACCTGCCGGAAGCGCTCGTGGTCGCC encodes:
- a CDS encoding DUF2442 domain-containing protein; translation: MIDNPNYMPQVLQVIAAPGDGYVILVYFDDGSIHQYDVAPLLDQPVFRPLRDRALFRKALTVMNGTAAWDVAGTRDESHCIDLDPLVLYRTTPEIDEPAWVTRDA
- a CDS encoding amidohydrolase family protein; the encoded protein is MATRMPTIDSQVHAYERDRPERPWQGTLAGPGEVTGDDMVAAMDAVGVDGALLVSPYSMYRYDASYAIEVHRKHPHRFGLIRPFDPESEGIDEQVAEWTATAGVVGARVMLSYGSYQADHPGVNRIIAAGGRAGVPVNVMCSGQLPLFRELARRNPDTQLVVDHLGLAQPSEPPAPPNPFADLDNVLSLADLDHVAIKISGACTLSHQPFPYPDIREPLGRIFDAFGLGRCMWGTDWTRAANLLTYKQGVEAFRVTDWLSESERAGLMGGTLAKIYHWSPGTAE
- a CDS encoding DUF4160 domain-containing protein, with the translated sequence MPVVALFHGIRILMHWNDHAPPHFHAQYAEHEAQVDIRQGIVITGYLPRRQLRLVLAWAELHGDELMQNWELARAGQPLRSIQGLS